CCGGGTCATTCGCCCGACGGGCTTGAACAGGAAGCGAAGGGAGCCTCCACAGTCGAGAAGACTCATGGGGCGAAGCAGGGATGCAGAGGGATCGCCGGGGACTCTCAGCATGGAGAAAGAACCGGGGCCCGACTCCGGAAGTCCCGGGTTTTCGAGCAGAAGCTGATGGTAGAGCCCGTCCCTTTTGCAGGAAAGAACCCCTGCCTCCAGAAAGACTGCTCGCAATGGCTGTGTCATGGAGACAGTTCCTGCTTCCAGTTTTTCACCCAGTCCACGGCTTCGCAATCTGGATAGTTCTCCAGAAGCTCCTCGCTTGCCTCCAGGGCAGCACTCGTGTCTGCAAAGACATATCGATACAGGTAACATCGGGCGAAGGCGGCTTTCTCCGCCCAGGGGCTGTCGGGGAAATCGCGAAGAAGGCTTTCGTATTCCTGAAGCGCGCTCTCCGAATCCTCAAGACGCAGAAACTGGTTCTCGGCCAGACGAAAGCGGGCCTCCGCAGCGGAAGAGTCGCCCTCGGCATCGCTCATGGTTTCCCGGGCCTTTATGAATTCCTCAAGTGCCACCTTTCGGCTGGCCGCCAGCCCCCCGAAAATGCTGCCCGATGTTTCCGCCATGGACTTCCCGAAAGCCTCTGCCGCCTCTTCCAGTCGACCTTCGCGAATCTGACGAATCAGTCCAATGCGATACCAGGCTTCCGAGGAAGAAAGACTGCGGGGAAACTCGGTGATGACATTCTCGAGAATGGTGACCGCGCCCTCGAGGTCTTCCTCCCCTTCAAGTACACGGGATTGCAAGAGAAGAACCGGACCCCTGGACTGGAAATTCTCCGCCACCTTTTCCAGGTCCCGAAGAAGGGAATCGGCTTCCTGCAAACTGCCAATTTCAAGAAGCGTCTCCACGCGCAGAACCTGTCCCTCAAAGACAATGCCCCGGTCCACTCCCACTTCGTCCAGAGCCTCGGTCTCAAGAAGAACTTCTTTCGTTTGGCCGAGCTTCTGCCAGGACTTCGCCCGCTGCATGCGGGACAAGTCGTTCCATTCACTTTTCTTGAAACGGGAGAGAAGGCGGCCGTAGGCTTCGATCGCAGCTTCCCAGTTGTTCAGACGAAACTCGGCCTCTGCAATGCGGTAAATCCCTTCGGCAAGGAAGTCACTTTTGGGAAACTCCTCCTCAAGTCGTTCCAGTTCTGTGATGGCCCGGCTCTCATCATCCCGCTCGAGATAGCAGACACCTCGCATGAAGAGCCCTTCCTCTTGAAAGGGATGCTCCGGAAATCTCTCCCGGAGTTCATTCAGACGCCGAAGACAACGACCGTATTCCTTTTTATTGAAGAAGGCGCGGGACATGAGAAAGAGGGCATCATCGGCCCACTTGCTCTCGGGATATTCGTCGAGAAGCTTCTGGCATTTCCTGACACACTGGTCGTAGTCGCGACGAGCCGCACTGCTGAGGTTTCCGTTTCTATCGAGTGCTGCTTCCTCTGCCTTGCGAAAGGCCTGGCGGGCATTGGCGAAGGTATTG
This DNA window, taken from Candidatus Krumholzibacteriia bacterium, encodes the following:
- a CDS encoding tetratricopeptide repeat protein, producing MILLAILLFSVVGCAYFNTFANARQAFRKAEEAALDRNGNLSSAARRDYDQCVRKCQKLLDEYPESKWADDALFLMSRAFFNKKEYGRCLRRLNELRERFPEHPFQEEGLFMRGVCYLERDDESRAITELERLEEEFPKSDFLAEGIYRIAEAEFRLNNWEAAIEAYGRLLSRFKKSEWNDLSRMQRAKSWQKLGQTKEVLLETEALDEVGVDRGIVFEGQVLRVETLLEIGSLQEADSLLRDLEKVAENFQSRGPVLLLQSRVLEGEEDLEGAVTILENVITEFPRSLSSSEAWYRIGLIRQIREGRLEEAAEAFGKSMAETSGSIFGGLAASRKVALEEFIKARETMSDAEGDSSAAEARFRLAENQFLRLEDSESALQEYESLLRDFPDSPWAEKAAFARCYLYRYVFADTSAALEASEELLENYPDCEAVDWVKNWKQELSP